The Streptomyces avermitilis MA-4680 = NBRC 14893 genome contains a region encoding:
- a CDS encoding peptidylprolyl isomerase, whose protein sequence is MAEQLYATLKTSQGDIAVRLLPNHAPKTVRNFVELATGEREWTNPATGEKSKDKLYDGTVFHRVISGFMIQGGDPLGNGTGDPGYQFQDEFHPDLRFDKPYLLAMANAGPGTNGSQFFITVAPTAWLNRKHTIFGEVTDVASQKVVDAIAGTRTNPGTKRPVSDIVIESVVIETREGRGAVEFRKG, encoded by the coding sequence GTGGCCGAGCAGCTTTACGCCACCTTGAAGACCAGCCAAGGCGACATCGCGGTGCGGCTGCTGCCGAATCACGCGCCCAAGACGGTCCGGAACTTCGTCGAGCTCGCGACCGGTGAGCGTGAGTGGACCAACCCGGCCACGGGTGAGAAGTCCAAGGACAAGCTCTACGACGGCACGGTCTTCCACCGGGTGATCAGCGGTTTCATGATTCAGGGCGGTGACCCGCTGGGCAACGGCACCGGCGACCCCGGTTACCAGTTCCAGGACGAGTTCCACCCGGACCTGCGCTTCGACAAGCCGTATCTGCTGGCCATGGCCAACGCGGGCCCGGGGACCAACGGCTCCCAGTTCTTCATCACCGTCGCCCCGACGGCCTGGCTGAACCGCAAGCACACCATCTTCGGCGAGGTGACCGACGTGGCCAGCCAGAAGGTCGTGGACGCGATCGCGGGAACCCGTACCAACCCGGGCACCAAGCGCCCCGTCAGCGACATCGTCATCGAGTCGGTCGTCATCGAGACCCGCGAGGGCCGAGGGGCCGTCGAGTTCCGCAAGGGCTGA
- a CDS encoding aminodeoxychorismate/anthranilate synthase component II: MSTRILVVDNYDSFVFNLVQYLYQLGAECEVLRNDEVSTAHAQDGFAGVLLSPGPGAPEQAGVCIDMVRHCAATGVPVFGVCLGMQSMQVAYGGVVDRAPELLHGKTSLVEHTGKGVFSGLPSPFTATRYHSLAAEPRTVPDELEVTARTHDGIIMGLRHRELPVEGVQFHPESVLTEHGHRMLANWLVECGDTDAVARSAGLAPVVGRATA, translated from the coding sequence GTGAGTACGCGCATTCTCGTTGTCGACAACTACGACAGCTTCGTCTTCAACCTCGTCCAGTACCTGTACCAGCTGGGTGCGGAGTGCGAGGTGCTGCGCAACGACGAGGTGTCGACCGCGCACGCCCAGGACGGCTTCGCCGGCGTCCTGCTCTCGCCCGGCCCCGGTGCCCCCGAGCAGGCAGGTGTCTGCATCGACATGGTCCGGCACTGCGCGGCGACCGGCGTGCCCGTCTTCGGGGTCTGCCTCGGCATGCAGTCCATGCAGGTGGCGTACGGGGGTGTGGTGGACCGGGCGCCCGAGCTGCTGCACGGCAAGACCTCACTCGTGGAGCACACGGGCAAGGGCGTCTTCTCGGGGCTTCCCTCGCCCTTCACGGCGACGCGCTACCACTCGCTGGCGGCCGAGCCCCGGACCGTGCCGGACGAGCTGGAGGTCACGGCCCGCACGCACGACGGGATCATCATGGGGCTCCGGCACCGTGAACTCCCGGTCGAGGGCGTGCAGTTCCACCCCGAGTCGGTGCTGACCGAGCACGGTCACCGGATGCTGGCCAACTGGCTGGTGGAGTGCGGCGACACGGATGCCGTGGCGAGGTCGGCGGGGCTCGCCCCGGTGGTGGGCAGGGCCACGGCGTGA
- a CDS encoding protein kinase domain-containing protein has translation MGEVFAGRYELVDPIGRGGVGAVWRAWDHRRRRYVAAKVLQQSDAHALLRFVREQAMRIDHPHVLAPASWAADDDKVLFTMDLVAGGSLVHLIGDYGPLPPSFVCTLLDQLLSGLTAVHAEGVVHRDIKPANVLLEATGTGRPRLRLSDFGIAMRLGEPRLTETNYVVGTPGYLAPEQLMGDEPDFPADLFAVGLVALYLLEGAKPDARALIEYFLANGTPAAPRGIPEPLWQVVAVLLQPDPAARFRTATGARKALAAAAELLPEPGPDDELVEIFDQLGPLPPGFGTDGPLKRAPGVTAAHAVPQRPGRDATGSTPSGDDSSSGPRPERPNQRPNRRHHDPGAASGAASGAAPGTGSTGAVRPAEDCGEVRPTTGSSHIPPEPDSGPPQPGPPTPLPPPPNSAPLPPQPASAPGSAPGPVQMPPLPDATPSRSFTMSDTGSFHLPPPRPSTPVRPQPLPERPPTPPASVALPSPAYAPHLEPTRVPSPRPSAAPAASVQHHAYASAGAHTAPAAQVHTRPQAISRRRRRRPKRPGPPAKVAVPVLLLALACFAVGFWALAQL, from the coding sequence ATGGGTGAGGTCTTCGCCGGACGGTACGAACTGGTCGACCCCATCGGGCGCGGGGGAGTCGGTGCGGTCTGGCGCGCCTGGGACCACCGGCGGCGCCGTTATGTGGCCGCCAAGGTGCTGCAGCAGAGCGACGCACACGCGCTGCTGCGCTTCGTACGCGAGCAGGCCATGCGGATCGACCACCCGCATGTGCTCGCACCCGCCAGCTGGGCCGCCGACGACGACAAGGTCCTGTTCACCATGGATCTGGTCGCCGGGGGCTCGCTGGTCCATCTGATCGGTGACTACGGTCCGCTGCCCCCGTCGTTCGTCTGCACCCTGCTCGACCAGCTCCTCTCGGGGCTCACCGCGGTGCACGCGGAGGGGGTCGTGCACCGCGACATCAAGCCGGCCAACGTGCTGCTCGAAGCCACCGGCACGGGTCGGCCCCGGCTGCGCCTGTCCGACTTCGGCATCGCCATGCGCCTCGGCGAACCGCGGCTGACGGAGACCAACTACGTGGTGGGGACGCCCGGTTACCTGGCGCCCGAGCAACTGATGGGCGACGAGCCGGACTTCCCGGCCGACCTGTTCGCCGTGGGGCTGGTCGCCCTGTATCTGCTGGAGGGCGCCAAGCCGGACGCCAGGGCACTCATCGAGTACTTCCTGGCGAACGGCACTCCCGCGGCGCCCCGGGGCATTCCCGAGCCGCTGTGGCAGGTCGTGGCCGTGCTGTTGCAGCCGGACCCGGCCGCGCGGTTCCGCACCGCGACGGGGGCGCGCAAAGCGCTCGCCGCGGCCGCGGAGCTGCTGCCCGAGCCCGGCCCCGACGACGAACTCGTCGAGATCTTCGACCAACTCGGCCCGCTCCCGCCCGGATTCGGCACCGACGGACCGCTCAAGAGGGCTCCGGGGGTGACGGCGGCGCATGCCGTGCCTCAGCGGCCCGGCCGGGACGCCACCGGGAGCACGCCGTCCGGCGACGACTCCAGCTCCGGCCCCCGCCCGGAACGGCCGAACCAGCGCCCGAACCGACGGCACCACGACCCGGGTGCCGCGTCGGGGGCGGCATCGGGGGCCGCGCCGGGGACGGGCAGCACCGGTGCCGTGCGGCCGGCCGAAGACTGCGGTGAGGTAAGGCCGACCACAGGCTCCAGCCACATACCCCCTGAGCCCGATTCCGGTCCCCCGCAGCCCGGGCCGCCCACGCCCCTTCCCCCACCGCCGAACTCCGCGCCCCTCCCGCCGCAACCGGCATCAGCTCCCGGTTCCGCTCCCGGCCCCGTACAGATGCCGCCGCTGCCCGACGCGACGCCCTCGCGCTCCTTCACCATGTCGGACACCGGCAGTTTCCATCTGCCGCCGCCCCGGCCGTCCACGCCCGTCAGGCCCCAGCCCCTTCCCGAGCGGCCGCCCACTCCCCCCGCCTCGGTCGCGCTCCCGTCGCCGGCCTACGCCCCGCACCTCGAACCCACGCGTGTGCCCTCTCCCCGCCCGTCCGCGGCCCCCGCCGCCTCGGTGCAGCACCACGCGTACGCCTCCGCCGGTGCGCACACCGCTCCAGCCGCGCAGGTTCACACCCGGCCACAGGCGATTTCCCGGCGTCGTCGCAGGCGCCCCAAGCGCCCGGGCCCGCCGGCGAAGGTCGCCGTGCCGGTCCTGCTCCTCGCGCTGGCCTGCTTCGCGGTGGGCTTCTGGGCACTGGCACAGCTCTGA
- the crgA gene encoding cell division protein CrgA, protein MPKSRIRKKADYTPPPSKQATNIKLGSRGWVAPVMLAMFLIGLAWIVVFYVTDGSLPIDALDNWNIVVGFGFIAAGFGVSTQWK, encoded by the coding sequence GTGCCGAAGTCACGTATCCGCAAGAAGGCCGACTACACGCCGCCGCCGTCGAAGCAGGCGACGAATATCAAGCTGGGCAGCCGCGGCTGGGTCGCCCCGGTCATGCTCGCCATGTTCCTCATCGGTCTGGCCTGGATCGTCGTCTTCTATGTGACCGACGGGTCACTGCCGATCGACGCCCTGGACAACTGGAACATCGTGGTGGGCTTCGGCTTCATCGCCGCTGGATTCGGCGTCTCGACCCAGTGGAAGTAG
- a CDS encoding DLW-39 family protein: MKKLLLVALAAIGGLLVYRQIQADRAEQDLWTEATDSVPTGS; this comes from the coding sequence GTGAAGAAGCTTCTCCTGGTCGCACTGGCCGCCATCGGCGGGCTCCTCGTGTACCGCCAGATCCAGGCGGATCGCGCCGAGCAGGATCTGTGGACGGAGGCGACTGACTCCGTGCCCACGGGTTCGTGA
- a CDS encoding class E sortase produces the protein MRVIVRTVSELCITLGTLIVLFVVYVLFWTGVKADSAMGHQVDVLQEQWSKGTVRPTAAPGASARTSPEKPAPYTYGKPFAVMYIPRLGFTWNKPVLEGTGTEVLKKGLGHYANTARLGQKGNFAVAGHRRTYGDPFKDFPKLRHGDEVVLTDGTTWFTYVIDTGPYKTVPTDVEVIDPVPRKSGYEREGRYLTLTTCEPEWGHSHRLIVWAHLDSTQPVEAGKPEALRR, from the coding sequence GTGCGCGTGATCGTCAGGACCGTCAGCGAACTGTGCATCACCCTCGGCACGTTGATCGTTCTCTTCGTGGTCTACGTCCTCTTCTGGACCGGCGTGAAGGCCGACAGCGCGATGGGCCACCAGGTCGATGTGCTCCAGGAACAGTGGTCGAAGGGGACGGTCCGTCCGACGGCCGCGCCCGGCGCCTCCGCCCGCACGAGTCCCGAGAAGCCCGCCCCCTACACGTACGGCAAGCCCTTCGCCGTGATGTACATCCCGCGTCTTGGTTTCACGTGGAACAAGCCCGTGCTCGAAGGAACCGGAACGGAAGTCCTGAAGAAGGGGCTCGGCCACTACGCGAACACCGCGCGGCTCGGTCAGAAGGGCAACTTCGCGGTCGCCGGTCACCGGCGCACGTACGGCGATCCCTTCAAAGATTTTCCCAAGCTGCGGCACGGCGACGAGGTGGTGCTGACGGACGGGACGACATGGTTCACGTACGTCATCGACACCGGGCCCTACAAGACCGTGCCGACGGACGTTGAGGTCATCGACCCTGTGCCACGTAAATCGGGGTACGAGCGCGAGGGCCGCTATCTGACGCTGACGACGTGTGAGCCGGAGTGGGGACACAGTCACCGGCTGATCGTCTGGGCGCATCTCGACTCCACACAGCCTGTGGAGGCCGGGAAACCGGAGGCTCTACGCCGTTAG
- a CDS encoding DUF5324 family protein produces MTRIESVRAATGSAKDSVLHAAEVVAPYADTAKDRASHYAQEARVRLAPKVSQAADQARVQYDVHLAPRLEQARAHVPPKVDQAAHDAAVLTRKAARQAADYSRPKIEQAVAAAGPVREEAAARSVAALAALRGQVSPQEIQKLVRKHERRARVGRVAKGLAILGILAGGAFAAWKWWDKQANPDWLVEPPAATEVPASDRLASVDGTGQSVLDPEVQVKEAEEDAADRDEHR; encoded by the coding sequence GTGACCCGCATCGAAAGCGTGCGCGCCGCGACCGGCTCGGCGAAGGACAGCGTGCTGCACGCCGCGGAAGTGGTGGCGCCCTACGCCGACACGGCCAAGGACAGGGCCTCGCACTACGCGCAGGAAGCACGCGTACGGCTTGCGCCCAAGGTGTCCCAGGCCGCCGACCAGGCCCGCGTCCAGTACGACGTCCATCTGGCGCCGCGACTGGAGCAGGCCCGCGCTCATGTGCCGCCGAAGGTCGACCAGGCCGCGCACGACGCCGCTGTCCTTACCCGTAAAGCTGCCCGGCAGGCCGCCGACTACTCCCGCCCGAAAATCGAGCAGGCAGTGGCCGCGGCCGGTCCAGTACGCGAGGAGGCCGCGGCCCGGAGTGTCGCCGCACTGGCCGCGCTGCGCGGCCAGGTCTCACCTCAGGAGATCCAGAAACTGGTCCGCAAGCACGAGCGGCGGGCCCGGGTCGGCCGCGTCGCCAAGGGGCTGGCCATTCTGGGCATCCTGGCAGGCGGCGCTTTCGCCGCCTGGAAGTGGTGGGACAAGCAGGCCAACCCCGACTGGCTGGTCGAACCGCCCGCCGCGACCGAAGTACCGGCAAGTGACCGCCTGGCGTCGGTCGACGGCACCGGTCAGTCCGTCCTGGACCCCGAAGTCCAGGTCAAGGAAGCCGAGGAGGACGCGGCTGATCGCGACGAGCACCGCTGA
- a CDS encoding helix-turn-helix domain-containing protein → MDAAQQEATARARELQRNWYGEPLGALFRRLIEDLGLNQARLAGVLGLSAPMLSQLMSGQRAKIGNPAVVQRVQLLQDLAGQVADGSVSAAEATERMDEIKKSQGGSVLSNTTQSTSSSGAPTVKRVVREIQSLLRSVAAAGDIIDAADTLAPSHPELAEFLRVYGAGRTSDAVAHYQSHQN, encoded by the coding sequence ATGGACGCCGCACAGCAGGAAGCAACCGCGAGAGCGCGGGAGCTGCAGCGGAACTGGTACGGGGAGCCACTGGGGGCGCTCTTCCGTAGGCTCATCGAGGATCTCGGGCTCAACCAGGCTCGTCTCGCGGGGGTACTGGGACTGTCCGCACCGATGCTGTCGCAGCTGATGAGCGGTCAGCGGGCCAAGATCGGCAACCCCGCGGTGGTCCAGCGGGTGCAACTCCTGCAAGACCTGGCGGGGCAGGTCGCGGACGGCAGTGTCAGCGCCGCCGAGGCGACCGAGCGGATGGACGAGATCAAGAAGTCGCAGGGGGGCTCGGTGCTCAGCAACACCACGCAGTCGACAAGCAGTTCAGGCGCGCCCACCGTCAAGCGGGTGGTTCGTGAGATCCAGTCGCTGCTGCGCTCGGTGGCGGCGGCAGGAGACATCATCGACGCTGCGGACACTCTCGCCCCGAGCCACCCGGAACTGGCAGAGTTCCTCCGGGTGTACGGCGCGGGCCGCACCTCCGACGCGGTCGCCCATTACCAGTCCCACCAGAACTGA
- a CDS encoding rhomboid family intramembrane serine protease, translated as MNQKPQNAQGVPTCYRHPDREAGVRCTRCERPICPECMVDASVGFQCPECVRGGSGTGHAPTATQPRTIAGGTVAADPRLITKILIGLNLAVFLVQLSVGDRFTERFELLGRAYVPLLGSLQGVAEGQSYRLLTAMFLHDPHSYVHILFNMLSLWWIGGPLEAALGRIRYLTLYFVSGLAGSGLTYLIAAPNQPSLGASGAIFGLFGATAVLMRRLNYDMRPVIALLVINLIFTFGWSNIAWQAHIGGLVGGVVVGYAMVHAPRDRRTLIQFGVSGLVLAAVVLMTVLRTIQLT; from the coding sequence ATGAACCAGAAACCACAGAACGCCCAGGGCGTGCCCACCTGCTACCGGCACCCGGACCGCGAGGCCGGCGTCCGCTGCACCCGCTGCGAGCGCCCCATCTGCCCCGAGTGCATGGTCGACGCCTCGGTCGGTTTCCAGTGCCCCGAGTGCGTCCGTGGGGGCTCCGGCACCGGTCACGCTCCGACGGCCACCCAGCCCCGTACGATCGCGGGCGGCACCGTGGCCGCGGACCCGAGGCTGATCACCAAGATCCTCATCGGCCTCAACCTCGCGGTCTTCCTGGTCCAGCTGTCCGTGGGTGATCGCTTCACCGAGCGCTTCGAACTCCTCGGCCGCGCCTACGTGCCACTTCTCGGTTCGTTGCAAGGTGTCGCCGAGGGGCAGTCGTACCGGCTACTGACCGCGATGTTCCTGCACGACCCCCACAGCTATGTCCACATCCTGTTCAACATGCTCAGTCTGTGGTGGATCGGCGGCCCCCTGGAAGCGGCCCTCGGCCGTATCCGCTATCTCACCCTCTACTTCGTCTCCGGTCTTGCGGGCAGCGGGCTCACCTATCTGATCGCCGCCCCGAACCAGCCCTCGCTCGGCGCCTCCGGCGCCATCTTCGGGCTCTTCGGCGCCACCGCCGTCCTCATGCGCAGGCTCAACTACGACATGCGCCCGGTCATCGCGCTGCTGGTGATCAACCTGATCTTCACCTTCGGGTGGAGCAACATCGCCTGGCAGGCGCACATCGGCGGGCTCGTCGGCGGAGTGGTGGTCGGCTATGCGATGGTCCACGCACCGCGTGACCGGCGGACCCTCATCCAGTTCGGGGTCAGCGGCCTGGTCCTGGCCGCCGTGGTCCTCATGACGGTCCTCAGAACCATCCAGCTCACCTGA
- a CDS encoding class E sortase: MAATTDQEERAEAGVPEPGHRLRGRIAMAVSVFGELLITAGLVLGLFVVYSLWWTNVLADRKANQQADKVRHEWETSDTGPGALDTKDGIGFLHVPAMNNGEVLVRKGTSTQVLNNGVAGYYTDPVKAMLPMTGKNGNFTLAAHRDGHGAKFHNIDKVRKGDPVVFETKDDWYVYKVFAILPETSKYNVKVVAGLPKQAGVTKPGRYITLTTCTPVYTSEYRYIVWGKLVRVDKVNAKRTPPRELG; the protein is encoded by the coding sequence GTGGCAGCGACGACCGACCAGGAAGAGCGTGCCGAGGCGGGGGTGCCGGAGCCGGGACACCGGTTGCGTGGCCGGATCGCGATGGCGGTCAGCGTCTTCGGTGAACTCCTCATCACGGCGGGCCTGGTACTGGGCCTGTTCGTCGTCTACTCGCTGTGGTGGACGAACGTCCTGGCGGACCGCAAGGCGAACCAGCAGGCCGACAAGGTGCGCCACGAATGGGAGACCTCCGACACCGGGCCGGGGGCGCTGGACACCAAGGACGGCATCGGCTTCCTGCACGTACCCGCGATGAACAACGGCGAGGTGCTGGTCAGGAAGGGCACGTCGACGCAGGTCCTCAACAACGGTGTGGCCGGCTACTACACGGACCCCGTCAAGGCGATGCTGCCGATGACCGGCAAGAACGGCAACTTCACACTGGCCGCGCACCGGGACGGGCACGGCGCGAAGTTCCACAACATCGACAAGGTGCGGAAGGGCGATCCGGTCGTCTTCGAGACGAAGGACGACTGGTACGTCTACAAGGTCTTCGCGATCCTCCCGGAGACCTCGAAGTACAACGTGAAGGTCGTGGCCGGGCTCCCCAAGCAGGCGGGCGTGACGAAGCCGGGCCGCTACATCACGCTCACGACGTGCACGCCCGTCTACACGTCGGAGTACCGGTACATCGTGTGGGGGAAGCTCGTGCGGGTGGACAAGGTGAACGCGAAGCGGACCCCGCCGAGGGAACTGGGCTGA
- a CDS encoding DUF6344 domain-containing protein yields the protein MAQNKVMKLWTAIVTAFLALCTTLGLITTTAAAAVPQSGTTRNGNATVTAPAMLSHGMWSYARSLPPTMKQRIRAEAHGSSPSCRHRPTSDDTATDTAALRAQETPAEPDAPLRH from the coding sequence ATGGCCCAGAACAAGGTCATGAAGCTGTGGACCGCCATCGTCACCGCCTTCCTGGCGCTGTGCACGACGCTCGGACTCATCACGACGACCGCCGCCGCGGCTGTACCGCAGAGCGGGACCACGCGCAACGGCAACGCCACCGTGACCGCACCGGCGATGTTGTCCCACGGGATGTGGTCCTACGCCCGGTCCCTGCCCCCCACGATGAAGCAGCGCATCCGCGCCGAGGCGCACGGCTCCTCCCCGAGCTGCCGCCACCGCCCGACCTCGGACGACACCGCCACGGACACCGCCGCCCTGCGCGCCCAGGAGACCCCCGCCGAGCCGGACGCGCCCCTGCGGCACTGA
- a CDS encoding DUF3566 domain-containing protein: MSGATGAGATGTETGTETDGGRGSATDSTDSHDSHGSQGGTVTDTRGPQAQQPKAGAGPAAPGAASAGAPAQAPASAATAAGSPLPGERQPQPAGPYHPPQAYQPAPAGAVRRPRTGARTAPRTRKARLRVAKADPWSVMKVSFLLSIALGICTIVASAVLWMVMNAMGVFSTVGGTISEATGSNEANGFDLQAYLSLPHVLTFTTIIAVIDVVLATALATLGAFIYNLSAATVGGIELTLAEDE, translated from the coding sequence GTGAGCGGAGCCACGGGCGCCGGAGCGACCGGTACGGAAACCGGTACGGAAACGGACGGCGGCCGTGGCTCCGCCACGGATTCGACTGACTCCCATGATTCTCATGGATCCCAGGGGGGAACTGTGACGGACACCCGAGGCCCGCAGGCCCAGCAGCCCAAGGCTGGAGCGGGCCCGGCCGCGCCGGGTGCCGCGTCGGCCGGCGCACCGGCCCAGGCTCCGGCCTCCGCCGCCACTGCGGCGGGCTCTCCGCTGCCGGGGGAGCGCCAGCCGCAGCCCGCGGGGCCGTACCACCCGCCGCAGGCCTACCAGCCGGCTCCGGCGGGTGCCGTACGCCGCCCCCGCACCGGCGCGCGCACCGCGCCCCGTACGCGCAAGGCGCGGCTGCGGGTGGCCAAGGCCGACCCGTGGTCGGTGATGAAGGTCAGCTTCCTGCTCTCCATCGCGCTGGGCATCTGCACGATCGTGGCATCAGCGGTGCTGTGGATGGTCATGAACGCGATGGGCGTCTTCTCCACCGTCGGCGGCACGATCTCCGAGGCCACCGGCTCGAACGAGGCCAACGGCTTCGATCTGCAGGCGTACCTGTCGCTGCCGCACGTTCTGACGTTCACGACGATCATCGCGGTCATCGACGTCGTCCTCGCGACCGCGCTGGCGACCCTCGGCGCGTTCATCTACAACCTCTCCGCGGCCACCGTGGGCGGCATCGAGCTGACGCTGGCCGAGGACGAGTAA
- a CDS encoding DUF881 domain-containing protein, with protein MSNTADSHGTGSGSPETGSGSDSEAARPRRFPPVRVLTVAVFALAGLIFFTSFNTAKGTNIRTDASMLKLSDLIQERSHKNGRLDESNAALRDDVEALAQRGGGNTKAEEEKLAALEKSAGTQKLKGKAVTVTLNDAPPNATAKLPGYPEPQPDYLVIHQQDLQAVVNALWQGGAEGIKVMDQRLISTSAVRCVGNTLILQGRVYSPPYKITAIGDPDKLQESLAASQAIQNYMVYVNVYGLGWKVTENGTVTLPGYSGTVDLHYAKPVE; from the coding sequence TTGAGCAATACTGCCGACTCCCACGGAACGGGTTCCGGTTCCCCCGAAACGGGTTCCGGTTCGGACTCCGAGGCGGCCCGCCCCCGTCGTTTCCCGCCCGTCCGCGTCCTCACGGTGGCCGTGTTCGCGCTCGCCGGCCTCATTTTCTTCACCAGCTTCAACACCGCCAAAGGCACCAATATCCGTACGGATGCCTCGATGCTGAAGCTCTCCGACCTCATTCAGGAACGCAGCCACAAGAACGGCCGGCTCGACGAGTCCAATGCCGCGCTGCGCGACGACGTCGAGGCCCTCGCCCAGCGCGGTGGCGGCAACACCAAGGCCGAGGAGGAGAAGCTCGCGGCGCTGGAGAAGAGCGCCGGCACCCAGAAGCTCAAGGGCAAGGCCGTCACGGTGACGCTCAACGACGCCCCGCCGAACGCCACGGCCAAGCTGCCCGGCTATCCCGAGCCGCAGCCCGACTACCTGGTCATCCACCAGCAGGACCTCCAGGCCGTGGTGAACGCCCTGTGGCAGGGCGGCGCCGAGGGCATCAAGGTGATGGACCAGCGGCTGATCTCCACCAGCGCCGTGCGCTGCGTCGGCAACACCCTGATCCTCCAGGGCCGCGTCTACTCGCCCCCGTACAAGATCACGGCGATCGGCGACCCGGACAAGCTCCAGGAGTCCCTCGCCGCTTCCCAGGCGATCCAGAACTACATGGTGTACGTGAATGTGTACGGCCTCGGCTGGAAAGTCACCGAGAACGGGACGGTGACTCTTCCCGGCTACTCGGGCACAGTGGATCTGCACTACGCCAAACCCGTCGAGTAG
- a CDS encoding class E sortase: MTALRPERESGAYGDAGEHGSSYGQQPYEAAGAFEVPGAFEQRGAFAAAVEQLSDPLNDPLPGAGPAGHPAYEGGQGAYAAPAAPVQEAGYYPSYEEPVAPPPYTGQVPAPVPQPYPGPVAAPVPPPHDQPVAMAPPLDDRTVALRAADVAEARRMADGGASGAGSAPISAPGGRAARRKAARRQGRHGGAQEAPEGPSGASDAPGAADGAPRSRMEARRAARASKPGAGVIASRMVGEVFITTGVLMLLFVTYQLWWSNVRAHQQAGSETNHLQQDWASGKRKPGAFEPGQGFAILDIPKLDVVAPIAEGTSKTKVLDRGMVGHYAEGATKTAMPDAKTGNFGLAGHRNTHGEPFRYINRLKPGDAIVVETQDTYFVYKMTSILPVTPPSNTSVLNPIPPGSGLTKPGRYITLTTCTPEFTSKYRMIVWGKMVEERPRSKGKPDALVE; this comes from the coding sequence GTGACCGCGCTGCGCCCCGAGCGCGAATCCGGCGCGTACGGAGACGCCGGAGAACACGGTTCCTCGTACGGGCAGCAGCCGTACGAGGCCGCCGGTGCGTTCGAGGTGCCCGGCGCGTTCGAGCAGCGCGGTGCGTTCGCGGCCGCGGTCGAGCAGCTGTCCGATCCGCTGAACGATCCGCTCCCGGGGGCAGGGCCCGCGGGGCACCCGGCCTACGAGGGCGGGCAGGGGGCGTACGCGGCGCCGGCGGCGCCGGTGCAGGAGGCCGGGTACTACCCGTCGTACGAGGAGCCGGTGGCCCCGCCGCCCTACACCGGGCAGGTGCCCGCCCCCGTGCCGCAGCCGTACCCCGGGCCGGTGGCCGCCCCCGTACCGCCGCCGCACGACCAACCGGTCGCGATGGCGCCGCCGTTGGACGACAGGACGGTCGCGCTGCGGGCCGCGGACGTCGCCGAGGCGCGGCGCATGGCCGATGGTGGGGCGAGCGGTGCCGGGAGCGCGCCCATATCCGCTCCAGGAGGCCGTGCAGCGCGCCGGAAGGCCGCCCGGAGGCAGGGACGGCACGGCGGCGCCCAGGAGGCGCCCGAAGGGCCTTCTGGGGCCTCTGATGCGCCTGGGGCGGCCGACGGGGCTCCCCGCTCGCGGATGGAGGCACGGCGGGCGGCGCGTGCGAGCAAGCCCGGTGCGGGGGTCATCGCGAGCCGGATGGTCGGCGAGGTCTTCATCACCACCGGTGTGCTCATGCTGCTGTTCGTCACCTACCAGCTGTGGTGGTCGAACGTCAGGGCGCACCAGCAGGCCGGCAGTGAGACGAACCACCTCCAGCAGGACTGGGCGAGCGGCAAGCGGAAGCCGGGGGCGTTCGAGCCGGGCCAGGGCTTCGCCATCCTGGACATTCCGAAGCTGGACGTGGTCGCGCCGATCGCGGAGGGCACCAGCAAGACCAAGGTGCTCGACCGCGGGATGGTCGGGCACTACGCCGAAGGGGCCACCAAGACGGCGATGCCGGACGCCAAGACGGGCAACTTCGGGCTGGCGGGGCATCGCAACACGCACGGTGAGCCGTTCCGGTACATCAACCGTCTGAAGCCGGGCGACGCGATCGTCGTGGAGACGCAGGACACGTATTTCGTGTACAAGATGACGTCGATCCTGCCGGTGACGCCGCCCAGCAACACGAGCGTGCTGAATCCGATACCCCCGGGATCGGGTCTCACGAAGCCGGGCCGCTACATCACTCTCACCACCTGCACCCCCGAATTCACCAGCAAGTACCGGATGATCGTGTGGGGCAAGATGGTGGAGGAACGGCCGCGCAGCAAGGGCAAACCGGACGCGCTCGTCGAGTAA